TAAAGAAATGCAATGATTTTGTGATTGGTAATTGTAGCGGATAACATTGGATAACTTATAGACAGCTTCTTCTAAATCAGGGTTCTCATTAAAATGGGCCAGTCTTGCTAAAGTCGTCAGTGAATTAAACACAAAATAAGGTGTCAACCCTTTACTGTTGTCCTGATTTTCTATATGTTTAATTTTTTGAGAGAGGATCTTTAAGTTATTTTCAGTCTTCTGCTTTTCTTTTTCCAATTTTTCCATCGTTAAAGTTTGCGATAAAAACGCTGCAAAGACGGAAGCGAAGTTTTCAACCTTTTCTAGTTCATTCTCTTCAAAAAGGTTTAAGATATTCATTTTTTCATTTGCACCAGCTTCATCAATATCAGATACGATCAATAAGTTGATATCCGTTTCATCTTTAAAAAAAGGGCCGAAAATCAACAAGCCTCGTTCTTTTCCGCAATATTGAAACGGATAGATAAATTTACTTAATCCATAACTGCAGCGATGGCAGTAAGAAGCGATCTTCTTCTTTCTAAAAATGCCGCCACTTGATGGACAAGAAGAACAATCCGTTGCACGTTTACAGAAGCTTTGGTTTGCTTCATCAATCGTTGAGCTCACTTTGTTTAAAATCTGAAAATACGGACGTACCTTGAACGGAAATCTTTTCAGTAGTTCTTGAGATTGCTCGATTGTTTGTTGGGAAAGCTCTGAACTGGTGTAGATAGTTAGATAAACATTTTCCACACTAATTGCTCCTTTTAACACAATTTTGCTGTACATACAGTATAACATAAATAACATTTTATACAATTTCAGCTTTTGGAATTCCCATCACTAATGATTCAAATTTGGAAGAAGTAAACGAATATGATCAACAATTGCATTTATCGCAGCAATCTTATAACTTACACAGTTCTTTCCTATCTATTACAACTAGATGATTTAACTTTATAATAGTTAAATTAAAGGTCTTTTTATTTGTTTAATGTTTCACTACTCTGACTGGTAATTCAAATTGAGACAGATAATCTCTGATTTTTTCAAGTTCATCATCAGTATAAGACATATCGATATCTTTTAATGGATATGTTTGATCTAATTGTTCATATTTAGCTACCCCTAATTTATGATAAGGTAAAATATCGATACTTTTCAACTGTCCGTTTGTTTGAATTTCTTTAATGTACAAAATAGTTGCTTTCAGCGTTTCTAAAGAGTCATTTAATCCTTTGATTAACGGCATTCTAACTGAAATAGTTGCTCCTGCTTGAAATAGTTGTTCCAAATTTGCCATAATGCGGTCATTTCGTGCGCCGACTAATTCACGATGTTTTTCAGGATCAAAATGCTTCACATCAAACAAAAATAAATCCGTCACATCAACAAATTTTTTCATCATTTCCCATTTTGTGTACCCGCAAGTTTCAATCGCCGTGTGAATGCCATTTTCTTTACATTCAGCTAAAAGTTCAACAGCGAAATCTCCTTGATAAGTCACTTCACCCCCACCAAGTGTGACCCCTCCATTTGAGCTCATATAAAATAACATATCTTGCAAAATTACTTCCATCACTTCTGGAACAGTCATATCTTGCCCCATTACAGTCAAAGCATTTTTAGGACATTTTTCTTCGCAAATTCGACAACCGCTACAAGAAATTTTTCGATCGATATAGTGTTCTTGCTTGTCATCCATCGTTGTACGCATTTTGTGAATGTTTTTAGGACAGACTTCCGTACAAATTCCGCAATCGTCACATAAATTTTGTTGTTTCATCACTTGAAATCCAGACTCTACACTCTCAGGATTTGAACACCATTTACACCGTAACGGACAGCCTTTAAAGAAGACTAACGTACGAATCCCATCTCCATCATAAATAGAATATTTCTGAATATTAAAGATCCGGGCCGTTTTTTTTGCTGGTATCATCTTCTCTCACTACTTTCCATTATTTTTTCGGTAAATATTTTCTCAGCATCTCTTTTCCAGCATCATTTATTTGATAAGTCGTTAACAATTGGTTTTTCTCATTGATATAGGCATCTGCTTCTTCTAACAAGCCGTTTTCTTTTAACGCGAGTACATGATCTAAAAATGCCGCTTCATTAAATTGCTTCTCCGTACCATATTCAGGATGCAAACAAGTCATCAACTCTTGAAAATGCATTTTTTTATCTTTTAGTTCTTTTAACACACGAAAACGTAGCGGTAATAAGGTTTCTGCCATTATGCTACCTCCTTTTTAAAGAATGAAAGTGGATTAACTGATACCATGATGGCACCAAAGGTAATCAATAATGCACCTACAATAACCATTGGCGTAATAGTCGAAAAATCTTGGGAAACAACAGCTGAAAAAATAATTCCCCACATCACATACGTACTATTTAAAGCCATCCCTTTTGCCACACCACACATGCTGTTGGCGTTATACCACTGTAAAAAAGAGACCGCAGCAACTAACGCTGCTAACGCTAAAATGACTAAAGTTTTTGGCGATTGGAACACTTGTTGAAAAACACCCAATCCATTGACTAAAGGCATCACAATCAAGAAAAATGTCAATCCAGATGTAATATCGCGAATCGTAATCGTTACTTTAGGATCAAGTACAGAACCACCAAAAGCTGAAAGAACTCCTTCAAGACCCCATCCTAAGGCTGCAACCGCCGCACAAATAATCCCTAAATAAAAATTCTCTACATTCCCCGCTGGCGGCGTGTATGAAATTACAACGGCACCAACAACACAAATTGCCATACCAGCCCACACACGCTGGGTTATTTTTTCCTTTAAGAAAACTGCAGAAAGTAAAGCGCCAACCACTGGACACAATGCTGAAATTGGTACAGCATAAGTTGGTCCAGCAAAAGCAATCCCTAATAGATAGGCTCCTTGAGCCACTGGACCGCCCATTAAAGCTGCTAAACATGTCATTTTCCCTGGAAATAGTTTTAAGCTTCTAAAAATCTCTTTTAACCTGCCTTGATGAGTATTATAAATAATCAACCAAATCGCAGCTAAAAAATCATTAAAACCTGCAAAAACTAACGGTAAAGCATAGGCATTAGGTTCGTCTGAAAAGAGAAATAACGAAATCGCTAAAGCTAGTAATGCGCTATTCAATCCAAAAAGTAACCCAGAAGACAAACCATTTAAAAGACCTTTACGCTCAAAACTACTTGCTTGTTTTATTTTTGCTTGTTCTATATTAGAATTGCTTAAGTCATTTACATTATTCATTCTTTTTCCTCCATCTGTAAAATGAATTTAAGATAAAAGTTGTTTAATCATCCCAGTGTTTGGAATGGACTAAACAACTTTTTCTCACCATTCTTGACCGTTTTAACTACTGAGAAAGAATAAGTGTCCTTTCAATATAAATTAGAAATGCTCAATCATTGTCCGACTGATGATTTCATCTTGTACTTCTTTACACAATTCAACAAAGTAAGCACTATATCCCGCTACACGAATAATCAAATCACGGTGTTTTTCAGGCTGCTTTTGCGCTTTCAACAACAAATCATTATCGATATAACTAAATTGCATCTGACCATTGCCTAATATCGATGCTGTACGTAAAAGGTTAATCAAACCGTTTTCCCCTTCGGATGTCTCTAAAATCCCTTTAAGTAGTTTGAAATTATGCACCATACCGATCGTCATACTCTCAACTCCTAACTTGCTGACAGACTTGATGATTGCTGTTGGACCAAATTTATCCGCTCCTTGACTCGGAGAGATTCCATCAGAAAGCGGCACCCAAGCGTTACGACCATTTGGTGTTGCTGCAGTCATTTCTCCAAATGGCGTATTATTGGAAATTGACAATGTTCCATGGCTCATTTTCGAATACAGCATGTCATACTGCTGATGTTCTCTCTCTGTCCAGTTAATTATTTCTGCTGCAATCGAGTCAGCATAATCATCATCATTCCCGTATTTAGGAGCACTTAAACAATCACGTTTGATTTGGTCATATCCAACAAAATCTGCATCTAAAGCTTCTTTGAGTTGCTTTAATGTATACTTTTGTTCTTCGAAAACTAATTTTTTGATTACAACCATTGAGTCAACGTACGTACCTAAACCAGACCAAACTAATCCTGGCCCATTATTAACAACTGCTCCACCATGCGTGACATCTTTTCCTGTCTCCATACACCCTTCTACCATCAATGACATCAATGGTTTAGGTGCAACATCTGCATGGACACGCTGGCTAATTACAGTGCCGACTGCTGATAAATTAACAATCCTTCTCAACTGCTCTTTAACCGCTTCATCGAATTGTTCAAATGTTTTAAATTGATCTAAATCACCTGTATCGATTCCTTGTTTTGTACCATGCCATTTCATAACACCGCGATTTAATACGAACTCAATTGCAATTGGCCATTGTGTATATCCTGTTGAAGTCCATTGGTAAATTCTGCCGGATTTTTGTGGCTCTACACATCCCATCAAACAATAATCGCGTGCATCTTCGATCCCAAAACCTTTAGCTAGCATCATTTTGATATGAGAATCATCGAAATGACAAGCTGGAAAGCCCATTCCTGCTTTTACAACTTCAACAATTTTTTTCAAATATTTTTGCGGTGATTGGTTATGGATACGACACGCTAATGAAGGCTGATAAACTTTTGTCATCCGAATAGCTTCCATAATCGCATAGGTCAATTCATTCGTAGCATCTCCACCTGTGCGTTTTACTCCGCCAACCGTACAATTAATGAAGGGTTGATAGCCAGCGAAAAATTTAGCTCCGCCTTCACTAGACAGCCACATATATTCAGAACATTTGATAAAGAAACAGCCCAGTAACTCAATTGCTTCATGTTCAGTCATTCGTCCAGCTTCAAGATCAGCTTTATACATTGGGTAGATATATTGATCTAGACGTCCTAATGAAATCCCCGTTTGATTTTCTTCTATTACAAACAATGATTCCATTGTCCAGATTGATTGCAACGCCTCTTTAAATGTTTTTGGCGGATTTGCTGGAACGGCTAACAGAATTTCTGCTGTTTCTAAAAGTTCTGCTTTTCGAACTGGATCATTTTCTACAGCCGCTAGTTCTTTGGCATGGTCAGATAAACGTTTAGAATAATTTAAAATACCTTCACAAGTTTCAATTTCAGCTTTATAAAAATAAATTTTTTCGATATCTTCTGGATTGCTCATCAACAATTCAGAAAGTTTCGTTTCCGCTTCCTCTTTTATTTTGTTAATTCCCTTTTTAATCAACAAAATATCATATCCTGGGCATGTATCGCCGCCGCCATTGATTTGGTGATAGGATAGGTCACTAACAAATGCTTCTCCAGAAAATTCCCAAAGACCTGCCTCTTCATATTGTGACTGACAGACTTCATCTAATGAACGAGTTTCCCAAAATGGGAAGATGTCTTCTCGAAGCGTTCTTTTCGTTTCTTCACTAATTTCAAATGGATCTTGCGGTCTTGAATCGATCGTATCGAGTTCATCTAATACCCAACGCCATGCGATATCTGGAGCAACAGCTCCAGCCCGAGGACGTCCACAAGCATGACCTACGATCAATTCGTTATCTTGAATCAACAACGGTGCTGTTTCACATGCATGTTTAAACGCTTTTGCTCGTAAGATAATTTTTGGCATACCCCAATGTTTTTTTGCAATTTCAGTCACTGCTTTTGCTCTATGAGCCGTTACAGAAGGACGAATTGTTAAATAATGGTCCTTTAATTTTTTTAATCGAGGACTAAATCGACTTAATTCATCTCCTGGAAAAGTAGAAATATTCGATACCACCACTGGATCATCTTCTTTTAATTCTTGAATAACACCTGAAAATACTTTGACTAGCTCTTGTGATTCCGTACCAGATAGATTTTTTGTTGCATCGATTAATTGTTTTTCTAAAAGTTCATTGTTCATTTGTTTTTCCTCCCTTTTGGCTTTAACTATGTCGCATCAAATTTGTTCGCGCTTACATTCTTATCATTTGACTGAACTCTAATACGTCCCTTCAATATAATTTTTGTTTACATGCATTAGTTTAACTTGTAAAATTCATAGATTTTTTTAAAATAAAGACCTTATATTGTAAAAAAAAGACGTTATGCCCTATTTCCTTATCAAGCCTTTGTTTTTTTATTATCAAAGATATTCATACTCTTCATAACAACTTCAAACGAATTCACACTTTTTTCAAGCTTTTTTATGTTTGATTTAATCTATTAAGGTTATAGTTTAATCATAGTAAACAACCAATAACTTTGTGGATGAACGTGGTGTTAAAACTCTTTGAGGACTAACGGATGTTTATTCTCGACCTGATGAGGTGTAGGTTCGAATCCTACCGTCCACGTATGTGTATTTATTGCACTTAAACATAGATTCAGCTATAACGAAAGGAATGATGTCTATGAAAAAAATATTCGTTACAGGAGCAACAATATCTGCTATTACACTTGCCGCCTATTCATTTTTGAAACATGCACCAAAACATCATCATGACTATGGAAAATTATAGTAAAAAAATTGT
This sequence is a window from Enterococcus sp. 7F3_DIV0205. Protein-coding genes within it:
- a CDS encoding histidine kinase: MENVYLTIYTSSELSQQTIEQSQELLKRFPFKVRPYFQILNKVSSTIDEANQSFCKRATDCSSCPSSGGIFRKKKIASYCHRCSYGLSKFIYPFQYCGKERGLLIFGPFFKDETDINLLIVSDIDEAGANEKMNILNLFEENELEKVENFASVFAAFLSQTLTMEKLEKEKQKTENNLKILSQKIKHIENQDNSKGLTPYFVFNSLTTLARLAHFNENPDLEEAVYKLSNVIRYNYQSQNHCISLEEAFSYLSNYLELSTTRSLKRLTYQVDLPQDLTEYRIPVMTLIPIVENLLEIRLPKYGNDFSLLFTVEKVSGNIIITIQEKIHLDRKRELAVEEEFLSAVAKSNTRLVELLGDQAHVRMVESVNKLVVEIMLPASKGLIV
- the cutC gene encoding choline trimethylamine-lyase, which gives rise to MNNELLEKQLIDATKNLSGTESQELVKVFSGVIQELKEDDPVVVSNISTFPGDELSRFSPRLKKLKDHYLTIRPSVTAHRAKAVTEIAKKHWGMPKIILRAKAFKHACETAPLLIQDNELIVGHACGRPRAGAVAPDIAWRWVLDELDTIDSRPQDPFEISEETKRTLREDIFPFWETRSLDEVCQSQYEEAGLWEFSGEAFVSDLSYHQINGGGDTCPGYDILLIKKGINKIKEEAETKLSELLMSNPEDIEKIYFYKAEIETCEGILNYSKRLSDHAKELAAVENDPVRKAELLETAEILLAVPANPPKTFKEALQSIWTMESLFVIEENQTGISLGRLDQYIYPMYKADLEAGRMTEHEAIELLGCFFIKCSEYMWLSSEGGAKFFAGYQPFINCTVGGVKRTGGDATNELTYAIMEAIRMTKVYQPSLACRIHNQSPQKYLKKIVEVVKAGMGFPACHFDDSHIKMMLAKGFGIEDARDYCLMGCVEPQKSGRIYQWTSTGYTQWPIAIEFVLNRGVMKWHGTKQGIDTGDLDQFKTFEQFDEAVKEQLRRIVNLSAVGTVISQRVHADVAPKPLMSLMVEGCMETGKDVTHGGAVVNNGPGLVWSGLGTYVDSMVVIKKLVFEEQKYTLKQLKEALDADFVGYDQIKRDCLSAPKYGNDDDYADSIAAEIINWTEREHQQYDMLYSKMSHGTLSISNNTPFGEMTAATPNGRNAWVPLSDGISPSQGADKFGPTAIIKSVSKLGVESMTIGMVHNFKLLKGILETSEGENGLINLLRTASILGNGQMQFSYIDNDLLLKAQKQPEKHRDLIIRVAGYSAYFVELCKEVQDEIISRTMIEHF
- the cutD gene encoding choline TMA-lyase-activating enzyme gives rise to the protein MIPAKKTARIFNIQKYSIYDGDGIRTLVFFKGCPLRCKWCSNPESVESGFQVMKQQNLCDDCGICTEVCPKNIHKMRTTMDDKQEHYIDRKISCSGCRICEEKCPKNALTVMGQDMTVPEVMEVILQDMLFYMSSNGGVTLGGGEVTYQGDFAVELLAECKENGIHTAIETCGYTKWEMMKKFVDVTDLFLFDVKHFDPEKHRELVGARNDRIMANLEQLFQAGATISVRMPLIKGLNDSLETLKATILYIKEIQTNGQLKSIDILPYHKLGVAKYEQLDQTYPLKDIDMSYTDDELEKIRDYLSQFELPVRVVKH
- a CDS encoding DMT family transporter → MNNVNDLSNSNIEQAKIKQASSFERKGLLNGLSSGLLFGLNSALLALAISLFLFSDEPNAYALPLVFAGFNDFLAAIWLIIYNTHQGRLKEIFRSLKLFPGKMTCLAALMGGPVAQGAYLLGIAFAGPTYAVPISALCPVVGALLSAVFLKEKITQRVWAGMAICVVGAVVISYTPPAGNVENFYLGIICAAVAALGWGLEGVLSAFGGSVLDPKVTITIRDITSGLTFFLIVMPLVNGLGVFQQVFQSPKTLVILALAALVAAVSFLQWYNANSMCGVAKGMALNSTYVMWGIIFSAVVSQDFSTITPMVIVGALLITFGAIMVSVNPLSFFKKEVA